In Odontesthes bonariensis isolate fOdoBon6 chromosome 22, fOdoBon6.hap1, whole genome shotgun sequence, one genomic interval encodes:
- the ric1 gene encoding guanine nucleotide exchange factor subunit RIC1 isoform X3 — protein MYFLTGWPRRLLCPLRSEEEPFYIQPSSQRFYFALLSETQLSIWFSRPSVLIVSYIESAKAATQFGFYQKAEWKPDDSMVAVATAKGYILLFDVLGGGDEKYLYEPVYPKGSPRVKVTPGYKEEQCAPALSLEMKKPVDLEAPITSLQSLQEDLLVCTADGYLHVLHWDGLGSNGRKAICLTTIPFSLDLQSARGGPSLDLEGVYIHCMEYCVTLDGFAVVLSDGRLGFITPLSNTITTDQLQGVWAADVNDGTCVAVNNKYRLMAFGCASGSVLVYMIDTTTGSMQLSHKLELTPKHYPDIYNKTGPVKLICWSPDYSVAMVTWECGGLSLWSVFGAQLICTLGEDFAYRSDGTKKDPLKISSMCWGAEGYHLWVLPNKQDRRRREEQQDVDMGSPPQPSLQAGILQFHFIKSALTVNPCTSNQEQVLLHGEDRLYLTCGDPTQIHSTSDAHPHTHMHPHDGSPLHQPPNPDSPLSQGLSTLLGHKHWHVVQIHSTYLESNWPIRFAAIDTAGQCMAVAGRRGFAHYSLYTRKWKLFGNITQEQNMTVTGGLAWWKDFVVVACYNFTDQQEQLRLYQRSANLDNAFASVTKLHSDTLLLNVFRDMIILFRADCSICLYSIERRNDRPNPSASVELLQEVSMSRYIPHPALVVSVTLTSVRTETGITLKAPQQACMAESIMLNLAGQLIMLQRDRSGPQLPFCPPVVLAQCVENVWTTCRSNKKKRHLLEALWLSCGEAGMKVWLPLFPRDHRKPHSFLSRRIMLPFHINIYPLAVLFEDALVLGATNETVLYDGMQGSSEPLESLFPYCTVERTSQIYLHHILRQLLVRNLGEQALMLAQSCASLPYFPHVMELMVHVVLEEEATSREPIPDPLLPTVAKFITEFPLFLQTIVHCARKTEYALWNYLFAAVGNPKDLFEECLMAQDLDTAASYLIILQNMEVPAVSRQHATLLFNTALEQGKWDLCRHMIRFLKAIGSGEMETPPPTPSTQEPSSTGGFEFFRNRSISLSQSADSITTGKFNLQKTFSMPTGASAKGRDVECAENMYIDMMLWRHARHLLEQVRLRDLGCFSAQLGFELIGWLCRERNRVARVEDFVSALKRLHKDFLWPFPVIPVGSLSSPLKNGRCRTVLSPRLLKSQSADSLLNSDMDTAPPPTAPPNHTWMDGLGQRAKDMDTASSAHSNQHSPQTHDAFLSLLTNKVEEYSIGSATDLTETSSVVDGDWMMVDENSSTLSLSQAELEHISMELANKGPHKSQVQLRYLLHVFMEAGCLEWCVVIGLILRDANVIKQVINFLNSPEVPPETVQSIQNGLLAVITWASTDCLGYKPFLNLIQPQLQQLMESTSEQAQPEAFQPTSQSTKLGGSEGPGGAVAPRAEDGRGGTTPLGLALPSLEPAVFSRPPAEDCPPEQTEEKGEEEGAYDCTLS, from the exons actgcCAAAGGCTACATCCTCCTGTTTGATGTGTTGGGTGGAGGAGATGAAAAGTACCTCTATGAGCCTGTCTATCCAAA AGGAAGTCCACGTGTGAAGGTCACCCCAGGTTATAAGGAGGAGCAATGTGCCCCTGCTCTGTCTTTAGAGATGAAGAAGCCTGTGGATCTGGAGGCTCCCATTACCAG TCTGCAGTCCCTCCAGGAGGACTTACTGGTTTGCACTGCAGACGGCTACCTTCATGTGCTGCACTGGGACGGGCTCGGCAGCAACGGACGCAAGGCCATCTGCCTGACGACGATCCCTTTTTCGTTAGACCTGCAGTCTGCTCGAG GCGGTCCCTCTCTGGACCTGGAGGGGGTGTATATCCACTGTATGGAGTACTGTGTGACTCTCGACGGCTTCGCTGTGGTTCTGAGTGATGGACGCCTCGGGTTTATCACTCCGCTGAGCAACACCATCACCACAGAT caGCTACAGGGAGTCTGGGCAGCAGACGTGAACGACGGCACCTGTGTGGCTGTCAACAACAAGTACAGACTGATGGCTTTTGGCTGCGCCAG TGGCTCGGTGCTGGTTTACATGATAGATACCACAACGGGATCCATGCAGCTGTCCCACAAACTGGAGCTCACACCAAAACACTATCCAG ACATCTATAACAAGACGGGCCCTGTCAAGCTAATTTGCTGGTCACCTGACTATAGCGTTGCCATGGTTACGTGGGAGTGTGGCGGCCTGTCGCTTTGGAGTGTCTTTGGCGCTCAGCTCATCTGCACTTTGGGAGAAGACTTTGC GTATCGATCTGATGGTACCAAGAAAGACCCCCTTAAAATCAGCTCTATG TGCTGGGGAGCAGAGGGCTACCACCTGTGGGTGCTCCCTAACAAACAGGACAGGAGGAGACGTGAGGAGCAGCAGGATGTGGACATGGGTTCTCCTCCTCAACCTTCCCTGCAGGCCGGCATACTGCAGTTCCACTTCATTAAGAGTGCCCTCACAGTCAACCCCTGCACG AGCAACCAGGAGCAGGTGTTGCTCCATGGTGAAGACCGCCTCTACCTGACCTGTGGCGACCCGACGCAGATCCACAGCACCTCTGACGCACacccgcacacacacatgcacccgCACGATGGCAGCCCGCTGCACCAGCCCCCCAACCCCGACTCCCCTCTCTCTCAGGGACTCAGCACTTTACTGGGACACAAGCACTGGCATGTGGTCCAG ATTCACAGCACATACCTAGAGAGCAACTGGCCTATACGG TTCGCAGCCATTGACACAGCCGGCCAATGCATGGCTGTAGCAGGCAGGCGGGGCTTTGCACACTACTCCCTATACACCAGGAAATGGAAGCTGTTTGGGAACATCACTCAG GAGCAGAACATGACGGTGACCGGAGGACTGGCTTGGTGGAAAGACTTTGTAGTGGTGGCCTGCTACAATTTTACAGACCAGCAAGAGCAG TTGAGGCTCTATCAGCGCTCCGCTAACCTGGACAACGCCTTTGCCTCGGTCACTAAGCTGCACTCAGACACTCTGCTGCTCAACGTCTTCAGAGACATGATCATCCTGTTCAGAGCCGACTGCTCCATCTGCCTCTATAGTATAGAGAGGAGAAACGACAG ACCAAACCCGTCAGCCTCTGTGGAGTTGCTGCAGGAAGTGTCGATGTCTCGCTACATCCCTCACCCAGCTCTCGTGGTCTCCGTCACGCTAACATCTGTGCGCACAGAGACTGGCATCACATTGAAAGCCCCACAGCAG GCCTGCATGGCAGAGAGCATCATGTTGAATCTGGCTGGCCAGTTAATCATGCTGCAGAGGGACCGGTCAGGACCACAG TTACCATTCTGTCCTCCTGTCGTGCTGGCCCAGTGTGTGGAAAATGTCTGGACCACCTGTCGTTCCAACAAGAAgaagcgccacctgctggaagCCCTGTGGTTGTCCTGTGGAGAGGCGGGAATGAAAGTGTGGCTGCCGCTGTTTCCCAGAGACCATCGGAAGCCGCACTCGTTCCTCTCCAGACGCATAATGCTGCCCTTCCACATCAACATCTACCCGTTGGCTGTGCTGTTTGAGGACGCGCTGGTGCTGGGGGCAACCAATGAGACCGTGCTCTACGACGGGATGCAGGGCTCCTCGGAGCCACTGGAGTCTCTGTTCCCCTACTGCACCGTCGAGAGGACCTCCCAGATCTACCTCCACCACATCTTGAGGCAGCTGCTGGTTCGCAACCTGGGCGAACAG GCTTTGATGCTGGCTCAGTCGTGTGCTTCCCTCCCCTACTTCCCTCATGTCATGGAGCTGATGGTCCATGTGGTACTGGAAGAAGAGGCAACGTCACGGGAGCCCATACCGGACCCTCTGCTGCCCACCGTGGCTAAGTTCATCACGGAGTTCCCCCTCTTCCTCCAGACCATTGTCCACTGTGCCAGGAAGACAGAGTACGCCCTGTGGAACTACCTGTTTGCAGCCGTGGGAAACCCCAAAGATCTGTTTGAGGAGTGTCTCATGGCTCAAGATCTGGACACAGCAGCCTCTTATCTAATTATACTGCAG AACATGGAGGTTCCGGCGGTGAGCAGACAGCACGCTACTCTCCTCTTCAACACTGCACTCGAACAGGGCAAGTGGGACCTCTGCCGGCACATGATCCGATTCCTCAAAGCAATTGGTTCGGGGGAGATGGAGACTCCACCCCCAACACCTTCTACTCAG GAGCCCAGCTCAACCGGAGGTTTCGAGTTCTTTAGGAATCGCAGCATCAGCTTGTCTCAGTCAGCAGATTCCATCACAACAGGAAAGTTCAACCTGCAGAAGACCTTCAGTATGCCCACCGGAGCCTCTGCCAAAgg TCGGGATGTGGAGTGTGCAGAGAACATGTACATCGACATGATGCTCTGGCGCCACGCCCGCCACCTCCTGGAGCAGGTGCGCCTTCGTGACCTGGGGTGCTTTTCGGCACAGCTGGGCTTCGAGCTGATCGGCTGGCTGTGCCGCGAGCGAAACCGCGTGGCCCGAGTGGAGGATTTTGTTTCGGCTTTGAAAAGACTCCACAAGGATTTCCTCTGGCCATTCCCTGTTATCCCTGTGGGAAGCCTCAGCTCACCACTGAAAAACGGACGCTGTCGCACAG TGTTGAGCCCCCGGCTGTTGAAGTCGCAGTCTGCGGACAGTCTGCTGAACAGCGACATGGACACGGCACCACCTCCGACAGCTCCACCCAACCACACTTGGATGGACGGGCTCGGGCAGAGGGCCAAAGACATGGACACAGCCTCGTCTGCTCACTCTAACCAACACTCACCACAGACGCACGACGCCTTTCTCTCACTTCTCACTAATAAGG TCGAAGAGTACAGCATCGGCTCGGCCACAGACCTGACGGAGACCAGTTCGGTGGTTGATGGCGATTGGATGATGGTCGATGAGAACTCCTCCACTCTGAGCCTGAGCCAGGCCGAGCTGGAGCACATCTCCATGGAGCTCGCCAACAAAGGTCCACACAAGTCACAGGTGCAGCTCAG GTACCTTCTCCATGTGTTCATGGAGGCAGGCTGTCTGGAGTGGTGTGTCGTGATTGGTTTGATCCTGCGGGATGCAAATGTCATCAAGCAGGTGATTAACTTCTTGAACAGCCCAGAGGTCCCtccagaaactgttcagagcaTCCAAAATGGCTTATTGGCTGTCATCACGTGGGCCTCCACTGACTG CCTGGGATACAAACCATTTCTCAACCTGATCCAgccgcagctgcagcagctgatgGAGTCGACGTCTGAGCAGGCGCAGCCCGAAGCGTTCCAGCCCACCAGCCAGAGCACCAAGCTCGGCGGCTCTGAAGGGCCGGGAGGAGCGGTGGCGCCTCGGGCCGAAGACGGCAGAGGAGGAACAACTCCGCTGGGCTTGGCTTTGCCCTCCCTGGAACCTGCAGTTTTTTCCCGCCCCCCCGCCGAGGACTGCCCTCCTGAACAGACGGAGgagaagggggaggaggagggagccTACGACTGCACCTTGTCCTGA
- the ric1 gene encoding guanine nucleotide exchange factor subunit RIC1 isoform X2: MYFLTGWPRRLLCPLRSEEEPFYIQPSSQRFYFALLSETQLSIWFSRPSVLIVSYIESAKAATQFGFYQKAEWKPDDSMVAVATAKGYILLFDVLGGGDEKYLYEPVYPKGSPRVKVTPGYKEEQCAPALSLEMKKPVDLEAPITSLQSLQEDLLVCTADGYLHVLHWDGLGSNGRKAICLTTIPFSLDLQSARGGPSLDLEGVYIHCMEYCVTLDGFAVVLSDGRLGFITPLSNTITTDLQGVWAADVNDGTCVAVNNKYRLMAFGCASGSVLVYMIDTTTGSMQLSHKLELTPKHYPDIYNKTGPVKLICWSPDYSVAMVTWECGGLSLWSVFGAQLICTLGEDFAYRSDGTKKDPLKISSMCWGAEGYHLWVLPNKQDRRRREEQQDVDMGSPPQPSLQAGILQFHFIKSALTVNPCTSNQEQVLLHGEDRLYLTCGDPTQIHSTSDAHPHTHMHPHDGSPLHQPPNPDSPLSQGLSTLLGHKHWHVVQIHSTYLESNWPIRFAAIDTAGQCMAVAGRRGFAHYSLYTRKWKLFGNITQEQNMTVTGGLAWWKDFVVVACYNFTDQQEQLRLYQRSANLDNAFASVTKLHSDTLLLNVFRDMIILFRADCSICLYSIERRNDRPNPSASVELLQEVSMSRYIPHPALVVSVTLTSVRTETGITLKAPQQACMAESIMLNLAGQLIMLQRDRSGPQVREKETPAINKKFLPFCPPVVLAQCVENVWTTCRSNKKKRHLLEALWLSCGEAGMKVWLPLFPRDHRKPHSFLSRRIMLPFHINIYPLAVLFEDALVLGATNETVLYDGMQGSSEPLESLFPYCTVERTSQIYLHHILRQLLVRNLGEQALMLAQSCASLPYFPHVMELMVHVVLEEEATSREPIPDPLLPTVAKFITEFPLFLQTIVHCARKTEYALWNYLFAAVGNPKDLFEECLMAQDLDTAASYLIILQNMEVPAVSRQHATLLFNTALEQGKWDLCRHMIRFLKAIGSGEMETPPPTPSTQEPSSTGGFEFFRNRSISLSQSADSITTGKFNLQKTFSMPTGASAKGRDVECAENMYIDMMLWRHARHLLEQVRLRDLGCFSAQLGFELIGWLCRERNRVARVEDFVSALKRLHKDFLWPFPVIPVGSLSSPLKNGRCRTVLSPRLLKSQSADSLLNSDMDTAPPPTAPPNHTWMDGLGQRAKDMDTASSAHSNQHSPQTHDAFLSLLTNKVEEYSIGSATDLTETSSVVDGDWMMVDENSSTLSLSQAELEHISMELANKGPHKSQVQLRYLLHVFMEAGCLEWCVVIGLILRDANVIKQVINFLNSPEVPPETVQSIQNGLLAVITWASTDCLGYKPFLNLIQPQLQQLMESTSEQAQPEAFQPTSQSTKLGGSEGPGGAVAPRAEDGRGGTTPLGLALPSLEPAVFSRPPAEDCPPEQTEEKGEEEGAYDCTLS, translated from the exons actgcCAAAGGCTACATCCTCCTGTTTGATGTGTTGGGTGGAGGAGATGAAAAGTACCTCTATGAGCCTGTCTATCCAAA AGGAAGTCCACGTGTGAAGGTCACCCCAGGTTATAAGGAGGAGCAATGTGCCCCTGCTCTGTCTTTAGAGATGAAGAAGCCTGTGGATCTGGAGGCTCCCATTACCAG TCTGCAGTCCCTCCAGGAGGACTTACTGGTTTGCACTGCAGACGGCTACCTTCATGTGCTGCACTGGGACGGGCTCGGCAGCAACGGACGCAAGGCCATCTGCCTGACGACGATCCCTTTTTCGTTAGACCTGCAGTCTGCTCGAG GCGGTCCCTCTCTGGACCTGGAGGGGGTGTATATCCACTGTATGGAGTACTGTGTGACTCTCGACGGCTTCGCTGTGGTTCTGAGTGATGGACGCCTCGGGTTTATCACTCCGCTGAGCAACACCATCACCACAGAT CTACAGGGAGTCTGGGCAGCAGACGTGAACGACGGCACCTGTGTGGCTGTCAACAACAAGTACAGACTGATGGCTTTTGGCTGCGCCAG TGGCTCGGTGCTGGTTTACATGATAGATACCACAACGGGATCCATGCAGCTGTCCCACAAACTGGAGCTCACACCAAAACACTATCCAG ACATCTATAACAAGACGGGCCCTGTCAAGCTAATTTGCTGGTCACCTGACTATAGCGTTGCCATGGTTACGTGGGAGTGTGGCGGCCTGTCGCTTTGGAGTGTCTTTGGCGCTCAGCTCATCTGCACTTTGGGAGAAGACTTTGC GTATCGATCTGATGGTACCAAGAAAGACCCCCTTAAAATCAGCTCTATG TGCTGGGGAGCAGAGGGCTACCACCTGTGGGTGCTCCCTAACAAACAGGACAGGAGGAGACGTGAGGAGCAGCAGGATGTGGACATGGGTTCTCCTCCTCAACCTTCCCTGCAGGCCGGCATACTGCAGTTCCACTTCATTAAGAGTGCCCTCACAGTCAACCCCTGCACG AGCAACCAGGAGCAGGTGTTGCTCCATGGTGAAGACCGCCTCTACCTGACCTGTGGCGACCCGACGCAGATCCACAGCACCTCTGACGCACacccgcacacacacatgcacccgCACGATGGCAGCCCGCTGCACCAGCCCCCCAACCCCGACTCCCCTCTCTCTCAGGGACTCAGCACTTTACTGGGACACAAGCACTGGCATGTGGTCCAG ATTCACAGCACATACCTAGAGAGCAACTGGCCTATACGG TTCGCAGCCATTGACACAGCCGGCCAATGCATGGCTGTAGCAGGCAGGCGGGGCTTTGCACACTACTCCCTATACACCAGGAAATGGAAGCTGTTTGGGAACATCACTCAG GAGCAGAACATGACGGTGACCGGAGGACTGGCTTGGTGGAAAGACTTTGTAGTGGTGGCCTGCTACAATTTTACAGACCAGCAAGAGCAG TTGAGGCTCTATCAGCGCTCCGCTAACCTGGACAACGCCTTTGCCTCGGTCACTAAGCTGCACTCAGACACTCTGCTGCTCAACGTCTTCAGAGACATGATCATCCTGTTCAGAGCCGACTGCTCCATCTGCCTCTATAGTATAGAGAGGAGAAACGACAG ACCAAACCCGTCAGCCTCTGTGGAGTTGCTGCAGGAAGTGTCGATGTCTCGCTACATCCCTCACCCAGCTCTCGTGGTCTCCGTCACGCTAACATCTGTGCGCACAGAGACTGGCATCACATTGAAAGCCCCACAGCAG GCCTGCATGGCAGAGAGCATCATGTTGAATCTGGCTGGCCAGTTAATCATGCTGCAGAGGGACCGGTCAGGACCACAGGTACGAGAGAAAGAGACACCTGCCATCAACAAAAAGTTT TTACCATTCTGTCCTCCTGTCGTGCTGGCCCAGTGTGTGGAAAATGTCTGGACCACCTGTCGTTCCAACAAGAAgaagcgccacctgctggaagCCCTGTGGTTGTCCTGTGGAGAGGCGGGAATGAAAGTGTGGCTGCCGCTGTTTCCCAGAGACCATCGGAAGCCGCACTCGTTCCTCTCCAGACGCATAATGCTGCCCTTCCACATCAACATCTACCCGTTGGCTGTGCTGTTTGAGGACGCGCTGGTGCTGGGGGCAACCAATGAGACCGTGCTCTACGACGGGATGCAGGGCTCCTCGGAGCCACTGGAGTCTCTGTTCCCCTACTGCACCGTCGAGAGGACCTCCCAGATCTACCTCCACCACATCTTGAGGCAGCTGCTGGTTCGCAACCTGGGCGAACAG GCTTTGATGCTGGCTCAGTCGTGTGCTTCCCTCCCCTACTTCCCTCATGTCATGGAGCTGATGGTCCATGTGGTACTGGAAGAAGAGGCAACGTCACGGGAGCCCATACCGGACCCTCTGCTGCCCACCGTGGCTAAGTTCATCACGGAGTTCCCCCTCTTCCTCCAGACCATTGTCCACTGTGCCAGGAAGACAGAGTACGCCCTGTGGAACTACCTGTTTGCAGCCGTGGGAAACCCCAAAGATCTGTTTGAGGAGTGTCTCATGGCTCAAGATCTGGACACAGCAGCCTCTTATCTAATTATACTGCAG AACATGGAGGTTCCGGCGGTGAGCAGACAGCACGCTACTCTCCTCTTCAACACTGCACTCGAACAGGGCAAGTGGGACCTCTGCCGGCACATGATCCGATTCCTCAAAGCAATTGGTTCGGGGGAGATGGAGACTCCACCCCCAACACCTTCTACTCAG GAGCCCAGCTCAACCGGAGGTTTCGAGTTCTTTAGGAATCGCAGCATCAGCTTGTCTCAGTCAGCAGATTCCATCACAACAGGAAAGTTCAACCTGCAGAAGACCTTCAGTATGCCCACCGGAGCCTCTGCCAAAgg TCGGGATGTGGAGTGTGCAGAGAACATGTACATCGACATGATGCTCTGGCGCCACGCCCGCCACCTCCTGGAGCAGGTGCGCCTTCGTGACCTGGGGTGCTTTTCGGCACAGCTGGGCTTCGAGCTGATCGGCTGGCTGTGCCGCGAGCGAAACCGCGTGGCCCGAGTGGAGGATTTTGTTTCGGCTTTGAAAAGACTCCACAAGGATTTCCTCTGGCCATTCCCTGTTATCCCTGTGGGAAGCCTCAGCTCACCACTGAAAAACGGACGCTGTCGCACAG TGTTGAGCCCCCGGCTGTTGAAGTCGCAGTCTGCGGACAGTCTGCTGAACAGCGACATGGACACGGCACCACCTCCGACAGCTCCACCCAACCACACTTGGATGGACGGGCTCGGGCAGAGGGCCAAAGACATGGACACAGCCTCGTCTGCTCACTCTAACCAACACTCACCACAGACGCACGACGCCTTTCTCTCACTTCTCACTAATAAGG TCGAAGAGTACAGCATCGGCTCGGCCACAGACCTGACGGAGACCAGTTCGGTGGTTGATGGCGATTGGATGATGGTCGATGAGAACTCCTCCACTCTGAGCCTGAGCCAGGCCGAGCTGGAGCACATCTCCATGGAGCTCGCCAACAAAGGTCCACACAAGTCACAGGTGCAGCTCAG GTACCTTCTCCATGTGTTCATGGAGGCAGGCTGTCTGGAGTGGTGTGTCGTGATTGGTTTGATCCTGCGGGATGCAAATGTCATCAAGCAGGTGATTAACTTCTTGAACAGCCCAGAGGTCCCtccagaaactgttcagagcaTCCAAAATGGCTTATTGGCTGTCATCACGTGGGCCTCCACTGACTG CCTGGGATACAAACCATTTCTCAACCTGATCCAgccgcagctgcagcagctgatgGAGTCGACGTCTGAGCAGGCGCAGCCCGAAGCGTTCCAGCCCACCAGCCAGAGCACCAAGCTCGGCGGCTCTGAAGGGCCGGGAGGAGCGGTGGCGCCTCGGGCCGAAGACGGCAGAGGAGGAACAACTCCGCTGGGCTTGGCTTTGCCCTCCCTGGAACCTGCAGTTTTTTCCCGCCCCCCCGCCGAGGACTGCCCTCCTGAACAGACGGAGgagaagggggaggaggagggagccTACGACTGCACCTTGTCCTGA